The Gammaproteobacteria bacterium genome includes a region encoding these proteins:
- a CDS encoding type II secretion system protein M → MKEWFLSREPRERVILAVGAAVAGVIVLFGFIWRPLAAGTAELRESVEEKNRLLIDLQQAAAVPDTARPARSAPGQSLVVLVDSTAQAHGVAEALTRRRPDGPDRIDVTFENASFDALVSWLVALQTEHGIGVEAASVTSGSGPGLVNGQIFLRRS, encoded by the coding sequence ATGAAGGAGTGGTTCCTGAGCCGCGAGCCGCGCGAGCGCGTGATCCTCGCCGTCGGCGCCGCCGTGGCCGGCGTGATCGTCCTGTTCGGCTTCATCTGGAGGCCGCTCGCGGCGGGCACGGCCGAGCTTCGGGAGAGCGTCGAAGAGAAGAACCGCCTGCTGATCGACCTTCAGCAGGCTGCCGCCGTGCCCGACACTGCGCGCCCGGCGCGGAGCGCGCCGGGGCAGTCGCTGGTCGTGCTCGTCGACAGCACCGCGCAAGCTCACGGGGTCGCCGAGGCCCTTACCCGCAGGCGTCCGGACGGGCCCGACAGGATCGACGTGACGTTCGAGAACGCCTCCTTCGATGCGCTCGTGAGCTGGCTCGTGGCGCTGCAAACCGAGCACGGCATCGGGGTCGAAGCGGCCTCGGTCACGAGCGGCAGCGGGCCCGGGCTCGTCAACGGCCAAATTTTCTTGCGGCGGTCCTGA
- the gspL gene encoding type II secretion system protein GspL has translation MEHLVIRLHADPATAEWAVFDDSGRVVSRAAVGPLADAAGVAAGRRVIVLVPAVDVISTEATLPKASASRLRKMLPYSLEDALAEDVDDLFFAVGPRLESGAVTVAVVGRERLEAWLGALAESGITPSAVYSDADGVPDTPSTLTVVVAGDLVYGRAPGRPPFVLEGVALEEVPDIVDGSSELRHALVYVDEAASARQEEALRALSERIPNCQVKLMADGALYHLAATITSRPGVNLLQGPYAPKSSIGVLLKPWRVAAGLAAAVLVLGVLAQGVEYLSLVRQDRALTDLLTESCRRDMGAPALDACRAAVRSRLGGRGLLQGPDDGFLSALAVIAEARVEDSRLEALSWRNDVLDLQLTVPDVPALDAFAQAVERSEQFAVRIQSANSAESAVEGRVQLIGAER, from the coding sequence GTGGAGCATCTCGTCATTCGTCTGCACGCGGATCCGGCGACGGCCGAGTGGGCCGTTTTCGACGATAGCGGGCGCGTCGTGAGCCGGGCGGCCGTGGGCCCCCTCGCCGACGCCGCCGGCGTTGCGGCCGGACGGCGCGTGATCGTGCTCGTGCCCGCCGTCGACGTCATCTCCACGGAGGCCACGCTCCCGAAGGCGAGCGCGTCGCGGCTCAGGAAGATGCTGCCCTACTCGCTCGAGGACGCGCTCGCGGAGGATGTCGACGACCTCTTCTTCGCAGTAGGTCCGCGGCTCGAATCGGGCGCCGTGACGGTCGCCGTCGTCGGCCGCGAGCGGCTCGAGGCATGGCTCGGCGCGCTCGCGGAGAGCGGGATCACGCCGAGCGCGGTGTACTCCGACGCGGACGGTGTGCCGGACACGCCGTCCACGCTGACCGTCGTCGTCGCGGGCGACCTGGTCTACGGCAGAGCGCCGGGGCGGCCGCCGTTCGTGCTCGAGGGCGTCGCTCTCGAGGAGGTTCCCGACATCGTCGACGGCTCGTCCGAGCTGCGGCATGCGCTCGTCTACGTCGACGAGGCGGCGAGCGCACGCCAGGAGGAAGCGCTGCGCGCGCTCTCCGAGCGCATTCCGAACTGTCAGGTGAAGCTGATGGCGGACGGCGCCCTCTACCACCTCGCGGCGACGATCACGAGCCGCCCGGGCGTGAACCTGCTGCAAGGGCCGTACGCGCCGAAGTCGAGCATCGGCGTGCTGCTGAAGCCGTGGCGCGTCGCTGCGGGGCTCGCAGCGGCGGTGCTCGTGCTCGGTGTGCTGGCTCAGGGCGTCGAGTACCTTTCCCTCGTGCGTCAGGATCGCGCGCTGACCGACCTGTTGACCGAGAGCTGCCGGCGGGACATGGGCGCGCCGGCCCTCGATGCGTGCCGCGCGGCCGTCCGCAGCCGCCTTGGCGGCCGCGGTCTGCTGCAGGGCCCGGACGACGGATTCCTGAGCGCGCTCGCCGTCATCGCCGAGGCGCGCGTCGAGGACAGCCGGCTCGAAGCGCTGAGCTGGCGCAACGACGTGCTCGACCTTCAGCTCACGGTGCCCGACGTTCCCGCGCTCGACGCGTTCGCACAGGCCGTCGAGCGCTCGGAGCAGTTCGCCGTGCGAATCCAGTCCGCCAATTCCGCGGAGAGCGCCGTCGAGGGCCGCGTGCAGCTGATCGGGGCCGAGCGATGA
- a CDS encoding UvrD-helicase domain-containing protein, with protein MTDEAARREALDPRRSFIVQAPAGSGKTELLIQRYLTLLATVDEPEQVVAITFTRKAAAEMRRRVARALQEAACGASAAEPHRAATLRLAQRVLARSDEREWALAEHSRRMRIETLDALNARLARQLPTSSNGVAGARIVEDAAEHYRLAAARTVAELGDRGELGVALRRLLGYCEHSVARLETLLAELLPKREQWLRHFALHDEAALRHDLEAALGRLVSEALEAAAKALPPELEQALPPLLAHAARHAETAELRAAFAPWLGGVRADAAFDRLDSWHAAARLLLTKQNEWRRRLDRALGFGPAHPSERVRLRRLLDGLAANERARLALADARRLPRPQYSDEQWAALAALRIVLRRLAAELRVVFAERQAVDFVELALAAQQALAGADGPSDLLLALDYRVQHVLVDEFQDTSHSQLRLLELLTSGWEPGDGRTLFLVGDPMQSIYRFRDADMSLFLRVRRDGVGCVRCHPLTLERNFRSAPAVVDWVNETFARAFPDADDIGAGAARFSACRAVRAEAPDTCVRMHAMRTDDDEEELRAALEIVEREHRRAPEESLAVLVRSRTHLAGLHEHLRARGLAVSAPEIDPLHEHQVVQDLIGLTRALTHAGDRIAWLGVLHAPWCGIGWRDLEALCGAERDRTVWELLHDHAALARVGEDARVRLEWIKARFAEAFERRDASPFADWIERTWIALDGPACLDSEDDRERAQVFFATLARLSRRGDLDDPAALEEAFRTPLPYSSAPEGGIEIMTIHRAKGLEFDTVVLLGLGREPRRDEAKALYWMQRVANDGSEDLIIAPLNRPGAEDALTATIRRADDAREQAERTRLLYVAATRAKKRLHLVGRIAALADAPPERSLLVPLWPAVAERFGPKAEAPPASAEEPEAVQPVLRRLADGFDAGNGRTRADAEPPPPAAGRPRFEWAGLPAVQIGTVVHRWLHRVAAAGLDAFDAAAIRASTRTFRRELEVLGLESDEASAGADAVARALAFTLTDDRGRWILGPRAEARSELALTVRNGVFLEHVRLDRTFVEEGTRWIIDFKTGSHEGADVDAFLDAEVERWRAQLERYAAAIAEIDPRPITAGLYFPMLRAFRCWPAGGASR; from the coding sequence GTGACCGACGAGGCCGCGCGGCGCGAGGCGCTCGATCCTCGGCGCTCGTTCATCGTTCAGGCGCCGGCCGGATCCGGGAAGACGGAGCTCCTTATTCAGCGCTACCTCACGCTGCTCGCGACCGTCGACGAGCCGGAGCAGGTCGTCGCGATCACCTTCACGCGCAAGGCCGCCGCCGAGATGCGCCGGCGCGTGGCCCGCGCGCTGCAGGAGGCGGCGTGCGGCGCGAGCGCCGCCGAGCCGCACCGGGCGGCGACGCTCCGTCTCGCGCAGCGCGTGCTCGCGCGAAGCGACGAGCGCGAGTGGGCGCTCGCCGAGCACTCGAGGCGCATGCGGATCGAGACGCTCGATGCGCTGAACGCGCGCCTCGCGCGGCAGCTGCCGACGTCGTCGAACGGCGTCGCCGGCGCGCGGATCGTGGAAGACGCGGCCGAGCACTATCGGCTCGCCGCCGCACGCACGGTCGCCGAGCTCGGGGATCGCGGCGAGCTCGGTGTTGCGCTTCGGCGGCTGCTCGGCTATTGCGAGCATTCCGTCGCGCGGCTCGAGACGTTGCTCGCGGAGCTGTTGCCGAAACGCGAGCAATGGCTTCGCCACTTCGCGCTGCACGACGAAGCGGCCTTGCGCCACGATCTCGAGGCGGCCCTCGGCCGGCTCGTCTCCGAAGCGCTCGAGGCGGCCGCGAAAGCGCTGCCTCCGGAGCTCGAGCAAGCGCTGCCGCCGCTGCTCGCGCACGCCGCCCGGCACGCCGAGACGGCGGAGCTGCGCGCGGCGTTCGCGCCCTGGCTCGGCGGCGTGCGCGCGGACGCCGCGTTCGACCGCTTGGACTCCTGGCACGCGGCCGCGCGCCTCTTGCTCACGAAGCAGAACGAATGGCGCCGGCGCCTCGACCGTGCGCTCGGCTTCGGCCCGGCGCACCCGAGCGAGCGGGTCCGCCTGCGGCGCCTGCTCGACGGCCTCGCGGCGAATGAGCGCGCGCGCCTCGCTCTCGCCGACGCGCGGCGCTTGCCGCGCCCGCAATATTCCGATGAGCAGTGGGCGGCGCTCGCGGCGCTCCGCATCGTGCTGCGCCGGCTCGCGGCGGAGCTGCGCGTCGTCTTCGCCGAGCGCCAGGCGGTCGACTTCGTCGAGCTCGCGCTCGCGGCCCAGCAGGCCCTGGCCGGCGCGGACGGGCCGTCCGACCTGCTGCTCGCTCTCGACTACCGCGTGCAGCACGTGCTCGTCGACGAGTTTCAAGATACGTCGCACTCGCAGCTTCGCCTGCTCGAGCTGCTGACCTCCGGCTGGGAGCCGGGCGACGGGAGGACGCTGTTTCTGGTCGGGGATCCGATGCAGTCGATCTACCGCTTCCGGGACGCGGACATGTCGCTGTTCCTGCGCGTTCGCCGCGACGGGGTAGGGTGCGTGCGCTGCCATCCGCTGACGCTCGAGCGAAACTTCCGCAGCGCCCCGGCCGTGGTCGACTGGGTGAACGAAACCTTCGCGCGCGCGTTTCCCGATGCCGACGACATCGGCGCGGGCGCGGCTCGCTTCTCGGCGTGCCGTGCGGTTCGCGCCGAAGCTCCCGACACTTGCGTGCGCATGCACGCGATGCGCACGGACGACGACGAGGAAGAGCTGCGCGCGGCTCTCGAGATCGTCGAGCGCGAGCATCGGCGGGCGCCGGAGGAGTCGCTGGCCGTCCTCGTGCGCAGCCGCACGCATCTCGCCGGGCTGCACGAGCATCTCCGCGCGCGCGGTCTCGCCGTCTCGGCCCCCGAGATCGATCCGCTCCACGAGCATCAGGTTGTTCAGGATCTGATCGGCCTGACGCGCGCGCTGACGCACGCCGGCGACCGCATCGCGTGGCTCGGCGTGCTGCACGCGCCGTGGTGCGGCATCGGCTGGCGCGACCTCGAGGCACTCTGCGGCGCGGAGCGCGACCGCACGGTTTGGGAGCTGCTCCACGATCACGCGGCGCTCGCGCGCGTCGGCGAGGACGCGCGCGTGCGCCTCGAATGGATCAAGGCGCGCTTCGCGGAGGCTTTCGAGCGGCGGGACGCGAGTCCCTTCGCCGACTGGATCGAACGAACGTGGATCGCGCTCGACGGCCCCGCTTGCCTCGATTCGGAGGACGACCGCGAGCGCGCGCAAGTCTTCTTCGCGACGCTCGCGCGGCTGTCCCGCCGCGGCGATCTCGACGATCCCGCGGCGCTGGAGGAAGCGTTCCGCACGCCGCTTCCGTACTCGTCGGCTCCGGAGGGCGGCATCGAGATCATGACGATCCACCGCGCGAAGGGGCTCGAGTTCGACACCGTCGTGCTGCTCGGTCTCGGTCGCGAGCCGCGTCGTGACGAGGCGAAGGCGCTCTACTGGATGCAGCGCGTCGCGAACGACGGCAGCGAGGACCTGATCATCGCGCCGCTGAATCGCCCGGGAGCCGAGGACGCGTTGACCGCGACGATCCGCCGCGCAGACGACGCGCGCGAGCAGGCCGAGAGGACGCGGCTGCTCTACGTGGCGGCAACGCGCGCGAAGAAGCGGTTGCACCTCGTCGGCCGGATCGCCGCGCTCGCGGACGCGCCGCCCGAGCGCAGCCTTCTGGTGCCGCTTTGGCCCGCAGTGGCGGAGCGGTTCGGACCGAAGGCGGAGGCGCCTCCGGCGAGCGCCGAGGAGCCGGAGGCAGTGCAGCCGGTGCTGCGCCGCCTCGCCGACGGCTTCGATGCAGGCAACGGCCGTACCCGCGCCGACGCCGAGCCGCCGCCCCCGGCCGCGGGTCGGCCGCGGTTCGAGTGGGCCGGGCTGCCCGCCGTGCAGATCGGCACCGTCGTGCACCGGTGGCTGCATCGCGTGGCCGCGGCAGGGCTCGATGCTTTCGACGCCGCCGCGATTCGCGCGTCGACGCGCACCTTCCGCCGCGAGCTCGAGGTGCTCGGCCTCGAAAGCGACGAGGCGTCGGCCGGCGCCGACGCGGTCGCCCGAGCGCTCGCATTCACGCTGACCGACGACCGCGGGCGTTGGATCCTCGGTCCCCGTGCAGAGGCACGCTCGGAGCTCGCGCTCACCGTGCGCAACGGCGTCTTCCTCGAGCACGTGCGTCTCGATCGCACCTTCGTGGAGGAGGGCACGCGTTGGATCATCGACTTCAAGACGGGCTCGCACGAAGGCGCGGACGTCGACGCGTTTCTCGACGCCGAGGTGGAGCGGTGGCGCGCGCAGCTCGAGCGCTACGCCGCGGCGATCGCCGAGATCGATCCGCGGCCGATCACTGCCGGGCTTTATTTTCCGATGCTGCGGGCGTTCCGCTGCTGGCCGGCGGGCGGAGCGAGCCGGTGA
- a CDS encoding PD-(D/E)XK nuclease family protein, protein MVADRLAARQWEAYLAERVVGRECRAWPGPLAETYREWTERIWLLRAAPDAPVLLAPRQSAALWRRVVAESAEGPELLGVAGAAAWAEDAWRRVAAWRIDLRPFDAARHGTDFGAFLRWAEDYRTRLADGGWIDAAGLDAALAAAVELPSVPVVLADFEATPAQEKVIERLRASGATITTAAPPECPGAAYRIRCADPLDELRAAAAWAARRLDEHPSARVAIVVDDLAERADEVRRALLETLGGGNASPPPLFVAAPAADVDALPLAGAALNALELVSPKGAFSHLSRWLRNPRFHWDPRSSAAAARAEAKLREALGASLPFLEAYRRAGLADRLRAAAPDAAAKLDAALDLLGLDGAARTPAQWVRIWPPVLEALGWPGWPEGDAAGDAERQSWERALEDVARLTPIVGAIRAPRALAELEAGLRGGPLAPMPVTGIHVLADLGDVGPGYAGCWVAGVAATAYPRPVRVNPLLPRSLQAEHGLPWSSPRDALLRSRALVARLIARVPEAVLSWPARVRDEAADPSPLIRDLRPLERPIPGPARRPDPPPRARETVADPPPPLAEPEIRGGVAAVAAQALCPLRAFCEHRLGARPLARPEPGVPARLQGVILHRALERFVRRYASRDALSAAAGPEIAAAARSATRAAAAETFGAARDALPALLEIESQRAAALIEAFAAKELERSPYRVKALEWPLEIEIRGKTIRCRIDRVDELAGGDGLAVIDYKSGHAPQAPRADALRGDLQLPIYAVALSPGVAALAVAALRAERVGYLGIWPRGAFPGRPRDTGEHATLDALIEAWRSAIHALVDAYAAGDTRFFLGDDAAAGPYAPLTRVHEQTALHRGWLAPWSPP, encoded by the coding sequence GTGGTCGCGGATCGCCTCGCCGCGCGCCAATGGGAAGCCTATCTCGCCGAGCGCGTCGTCGGGCGCGAATGCCGAGCTTGGCCCGGGCCGCTGGCCGAGACGTATCGCGAGTGGACCGAGCGCATCTGGCTCTTGCGCGCGGCGCCGGACGCGCCCGTGCTGCTCGCGCCGCGGCAGTCCGCGGCGCTGTGGCGCCGGGTCGTCGCCGAGTCCGCCGAAGGCCCCGAGCTTCTCGGCGTCGCGGGGGCCGCGGCCTGGGCGGAGGACGCCTGGCGCCGGGTCGCGGCGTGGCGCATCGATCTCCGGCCCTTCGACGCGGCGCGGCACGGCACGGACTTCGGCGCCTTTCTGCGCTGGGCCGAGGACTACCGGACGCGGCTCGCCGACGGCGGCTGGATCGACGCGGCCGGGCTCGACGCCGCGCTCGCGGCCGCCGTCGAGCTGCCGTCGGTCCCGGTCGTGCTCGCCGACTTCGAGGCGACGCCCGCGCAGGAGAAGGTGATCGAGCGCTTGCGCGCGTCGGGCGCGACGATCACGACCGCGGCGCCGCCCGAGTGCCCGGGCGCCGCGTATCGCATCCGCTGCGCGGACCCGCTCGACGAACTGCGGGCGGCCGCGGCGTGGGCCGCGCGCCGGCTCGATGAGCATCCGTCCGCGCGGGTCGCGATCGTCGTCGACGACCTCGCGGAGCGTGCGGACGAGGTCCGCCGCGCGCTGCTCGAGACGCTCGGCGGCGGGAACGCGTCGCCGCCGCCGCTGTTCGTCGCCGCACCCGCGGCCGACGTCGACGCGCTGCCGCTCGCGGGGGCCGCGTTGAATGCGCTCGAGCTGGTCTCGCCGAAAGGCGCCTTTTCGCACCTGAGCCGCTGGCTCCGCAACCCGCGGTTCCACTGGGATCCTCGTTCGTCCGCCGCGGCGGCCCGCGCCGAGGCGAAGCTCCGGGAGGCGCTCGGCGCGAGCTTGCCGTTCCTCGAGGCGTATCGTCGCGCGGGGCTGGCCGACCGCCTCCGGGCGGCGGCGCCGGACGCGGCCGCCAAGCTCGACGCCGCGCTCGATTTGCTCGGCCTCGACGGCGCCGCGCGCACACCGGCCCAGTGGGTCCGCATTTGGCCGCCGGTCCTCGAAGCGCTCGGTTGGCCCGGCTGGCCCGAAGGCGACGCGGCCGGCGACGCCGAGCGGCAGTCGTGGGAGCGGGCGCTCGAGGACGTCGCGCGGCTCACGCCGATCGTCGGCGCCATCCGCGCGCCGCGGGCGCTCGCCGAGCTCGAAGCCGGCTTGCGCGGCGGCCCCCTGGCTCCGATGCCCGTCACGGGCATTCACGTGCTCGCCGACCTCGGCGACGTCGGCCCGGGCTACGCCGGGTGCTGGGTCGCGGGCGTCGCGGCCACCGCGTATCCGCGGCCGGTGCGGGTGAATCCGCTGTTGCCGCGAAGCCTGCAAGCGGAGCACGGTCTGCCGTGGTCCTCGCCGCGCGACGCGCTGCTTCGCTCGCGCGCGCTCGTCGCCCGGCTGATCGCGCGCGTCCCGGAGGCGGTCCTGAGCTGGCCTGCGCGCGTGCGCGACGAGGCGGCCGATCCGAGCCCGCTAATCCGCGACCTCCGGCCCTTGGAGCGTCCCATCCCCGGGCCGGCGCGGCGCCCCGACCCGCCGCCGCGCGCACGGGAAACGGTGGCCGATCCGCCGCCGCCTCTCGCCGAGCCCGAGATTCGCGGCGGCGTTGCCGCCGTCGCCGCGCAAGCGCTGTGCCCGCTGCGCGCCTTCTGCGAGCACCGGCTCGGCGCCCGTCCGCTCGCGAGGCCTGAGCCCGGAGTCCCGGCCCGTCTCCAAGGCGTGATCCTGCATCGTGCACTCGAGCGATTCGTCCGCCGCTACGCGAGCCGCGACGCGCTCTCCGCCGCCGCCGGGCCCGAGATCGCGGCCGCGGCGCGAAGCGCGACGCGGGCCGCGGCCGCGGAAACGTTCGGAGCCGCGCGGGATGCGCTTCCCGCGCTGCTCGAGATCGAATCGCAGCGCGCGGCGGCGCTGATCGAGGCGTTCGCCGCGAAAGAGCTCGAGCGGTCGCCTTATCGGGTAAAGGCGCTCGAGTGGCCGCTCGAGATCGAGATCCGCGGCAAGACGATTCGCTGTCGAATCGACCGCGTCGACGAGCTCGCGGGCGGCGACGGGCTGGCCGTGATCGACTACAAGTCCGGACACGCGCCGCAGGCGCCTCGGGCGGATGCGCTGCGCGGGGACCTGCAGCTCCCGATCTACGCGGTCGCGCTCTCGCCGGGCGTCGCCGCGCTCGCGGTCGCGGCGCTCCGCGCCGAGCGAGTCGGCTATCTCGGCATCTGGCCGCGCGGCGCGTTCCCCGGTCGTCCCCGCGATACCGGCGAGCACGCGACGCTCGACGCGCTGATCGAGGCGTGGCGCTCGGCGATCCACGCGCTCGTCGATGCGTACGCGGCGGGCGATACGCGCTTCTTTCTGGGGGACGACGCAGCTGCGGGGCCGTACGCGCCGCTGACGCGCGTGCACGAGCAAACGGCGCTGCACCGCGGCTGGCTCGCGCCATGGAGCCCGCCGTGA
- a CDS encoding aminotransferase class I/II-fold pyridoxal phosphate-dependent enzyme, whose translation MASRQTHTIQPSTQLKGVRYEIRGRLARRALELERQGYEIISLNIGNPGRFGFRTPETMRLAMIENLAAAEGYCHQKGIFPAREAVVMQQQERGVFDTTADHVFIGNGVSELIDLTLRALLNPGDEVLIPSPDYPLWTAATTLNGGRAVYYPCPEDQKFNPDVDAIEKLVTPRTRALVVINPNNPTGAVYERECLAGLARVAEKHGLVVLSDEIYDQMVYDDAEFVPMATLARNTLCGTFSGLSKVYRACGYRVGWVAFSGTLDRAEPFLTGMDLLAALRLCSNVPGQWAVQTALGGYQSISQLCGRGGRLYESRRVVIDAVTRSRFLHLVPPRGSMYAFIGVDTRQLPGFDDEAFAMELLEQKHVLVAPGSSFNTPYRDHFRITTLPDEDQLTEVFKRIEDVLSQMSRHPPKLETA comes from the coding sequence GTGGCGTCGAGGCAGACTCATACGATCCAGCCCAGCACGCAGCTGAAAGGCGTGCGGTACGAGATCCGCGGCAGGCTTGCGCGCCGCGCCCTCGAGCTCGAGCGTCAAGGCTACGAGATCATCTCGCTCAACATCGGCAACCCCGGGCGCTTCGGGTTTCGCACGCCGGAGACGATGCGCCTCGCGATGATCGAGAATCTCGCCGCCGCGGAAGGGTACTGCCACCAGAAGGGCATCTTTCCGGCCCGCGAAGCCGTCGTGATGCAGCAGCAGGAGCGCGGCGTCTTCGACACCACGGCCGACCACGTCTTCATCGGCAACGGCGTCAGCGAGCTGATCGATCTCACGCTGCGCGCGCTGCTGAACCCGGGCGACGAGGTGCTGATCCCGAGCCCCGACTATCCGTTGTGGACGGCGGCGACGACGTTGAACGGCGGCCGCGCCGTGTACTACCCGTGCCCGGAGGATCAGAAGTTCAATCCCGACGTCGACGCGATCGAGAAGCTCGTCACGCCCCGCACCCGGGCGCTGGTCGTGATCAATCCGAACAACCCCACGGGCGCGGTGTACGAGCGCGAGTGTCTCGCGGGGCTTGCGCGCGTCGCGGAGAAGCACGGCCTCGTCGTGCTGAGCGACGAGATCTACGACCAGATGGTGTACGACGACGCCGAGTTCGTGCCGATGGCGACGCTTGCGCGCAATACGCTGTGCGGCACGTTCAGCGGCCTTTCGAAGGTGTACCGCGCCTGCGGGTACCGCGTCGGCTGGGTCGCGTTCAGCGGCACCCTCGACCGGGCGGAGCCGTTCTTGACCGGCATGGATCTCCTCGCCGCGCTGCGGCTCTGCAGCAACGTGCCCGGGCAGTGGGCCGTGCAGACCGCGCTCGGCGGCTACCAGAGCATCTCGCAGCTTTGCGGGCGCGGCGGCCGTCTCTACGAGTCGCGCCGCGTCGTGATCGACGCGGTTACGCGCAGCCGTTTTCTCCACCTCGTGCCGCCGCGCGGCTCGATGTACGCCTTCATCGGCGTCGATACGCGGCAGCTGCCCGGCTTCGACGACGAGGCGTTCGCGATGGAGCTGCTCGAGCAGAAGCATGTGCTCGTGGCGCCCGGGTCGAGCTTCAATACGCCTTATCGCGATCATTTCCGGATCACGACGCTGCCCGACGAGGATCAGCTCACCGAGGTGTTCAAGCGGATCGAGGACGTGCTGTCGCAGATGTCCCGGCATCCGCCGAAGCTCGAAACCGCATAG
- a CDS encoding type II secretion system protein N yields MPSKYAWLALGIGAYVAFALSTFPAATAYRLFAPETVRLAGVEGTVWSGGAAVGSVVGLPLRDVSWQVDALPLLTGRVAAHVEARLADGVIQGDVRVTPRTAVLRNVRAGISVAALSPLVPLAGVEGQLRISLERAEIRDGWPVELVGEAQVAELAVPPLLPVRHPGLIPLGGYELTFAETPDPGILGELRDTGGPLEVTGTLALEPDGGYRLAGLVAARAGAPPELVQGLELMTGPPEAGGKRPFELTGSLRPPASSGTPAASENKARQ; encoded by the coding sequence ATGCCGAGCAAGTACGCCTGGCTTGCGCTCGGCATCGGCGCGTATGTCGCGTTCGCGCTCTCGACGTTTCCAGCCGCGACTGCCTATCGGCTGTTCGCGCCGGAGACCGTCCGGCTCGCCGGCGTCGAGGGCACCGTCTGGTCCGGCGGCGCCGCCGTCGGGTCGGTCGTCGGTCTGCCGCTGCGCGACGTCAGCTGGCAAGTCGACGCGCTTCCGCTGCTCACGGGCCGCGTGGCCGCGCACGTCGAGGCGAGGCTCGCCGACGGCGTCATCCAAGGCGACGTGCGGGTGACGCCGCGCACGGCGGTGCTGCGCAACGTGCGGGCGGGCATCAGCGTCGCGGCACTCTCGCCGCTCGTCCCGCTCGCCGGCGTCGAAGGGCAGCTCCGCATCTCGCTCGAGCGTGCCGAGATTCGTGACGGCTGGCCCGTCGAGCTCGTCGGCGAGGCGCAAGTCGCGGAGCTCGCGGTGCCGCCGCTTCTACCCGTCCGACATCCCGGGCTGATTCCGCTCGGCGGTTATGAGCTCACGTTCGCGGAGACGCCCGATCCCGGTATTCTCGGCGAGCTTCGCGACACCGGCGGTCCGCTCGAGGTCACCGGCACGCTCGCGCTCGAGCCCGACGGCGGTTACCGCCTCGCGGGGCTCGTCGCGGCTCGCGCCGGCGCGCCGCCCGAGCTCGTGCAGGGGCTCGAGCTGATGACCGGGCCGCCCGAAGCCGGCGGAAAGCGGCCGTTCGAGCTCACCGGCTCGCTCCGCCCGCCGGCCAGCAGCGGAACGCCCGCAGCATCGGAAAATAAAGCCCGGCAGTGA
- the gspK gene encoding type II secretion system minor pseudopilin GspK encodes MSPRDRQRGIAVLTAMLVVTIGTVLAVNLMWEATLDLRRTTAALGADQGLMYVQGAEAWAADILRQDLVDSPDSDNLGEDWALELAPLPVEGGAIAGRLEDLQGRFNLNNLIAADGTPDEIAVAQFERLLELVELDPALAGAVVDWLDPDAEPHFPNGGEDEAYADTNPQYRTANAMVTTPTELMAVNGFDRDAYERLAPYVTALPAGTKINVNTASDVVLASLSDMIDLSQAAALIEQRGDTGFADIDAAFSGLVEPEMLERIDGVTDHFLLTATVVLGTTQVTLRSVLQRDPSGVTRALFRTLGGVE; translated from the coding sequence ATGAGCCCGCGCGACCGCCAGCGCGGGATCGCCGTGCTCACCGCGATGCTCGTCGTCACGATCGGTACCGTGCTCGCCGTGAACTTGATGTGGGAAGCGACGCTCGACCTGCGGCGTACGACGGCCGCGCTCGGCGCGGACCAGGGATTGATGTACGTGCAGGGCGCCGAGGCCTGGGCCGCGGACATTCTGCGGCAGGACCTCGTCGACTCGCCGGACAGCGACAATCTCGGCGAGGATTGGGCGCTCGAGCTCGCGCCGCTGCCGGTCGAGGGGGGCGCGATCGCAGGACGCCTCGAGGACCTTCAAGGCCGCTTCAATCTGAACAACCTGATCGCCGCGGACGGCACGCCGGACGAGATCGCCGTCGCGCAATTCGAGCGTCTGCTCGAGCTCGTCGAGCTCGATCCCGCCCTCGCGGGCGCGGTCGTCGACTGGCTCGACCCCGACGCGGAGCCGCATTTCCCGAACGGCGGCGAGGATGAGGCGTACGCCGACACGAACCCGCAGTACCGAACCGCGAACGCGATGGTCACGACGCCGACGGAGCTGATGGCGGTCAACGGCTTCGACCGCGACGCGTACGAGCGCCTCGCGCCGTACGTCACCGCGCTGCCGGCCGGCACCAAGATCAACGTGAACACCGCATCCGACGTCGTGCTCGCGTCGCTGTCCGATATGATCGATCTGTCGCAGGCGGCGGCGCTGATCGAGCAGCGCGGCGATACGGGCTTCGCGGACATCGATGCGGCGTTCTCCGGGCTCGTGGAGCCGGAGATGCTGGAGCGTATCGACGGCGTCACCGACCATTTCCTGTTGACGGCGACGGTCGTGCTTGGTACGACGCAGGTCACGTTGCGGTCGGTGCTGCAGCGCGATCCGAGCGGGGTCACGCGCGCGCTGTTCCGCACCCTCGGGGGAGTCGAGTGA